Proteins from a genomic interval of Anomalospiza imberbis isolate Cuckoo-Finch-1a 21T00152 chromosome 18, ASM3175350v1, whole genome shotgun sequence:
- the LOC137484622 gene encoding uncharacterized protein has product MEASTWQYRGYLRDDTSKARGRDCPASPGDSAGTCEDYPLLQLSQEGLGHSRERGDRPDLRSDTAGPAKRSEMSSSGQRGQWGPAGELCLEEHPVSKGCRRGREGEAPPKVYELEVVPRRVGTGRTVRPVVYRLEESEYQRLIQEAETEPEEEWEEAEDTLPLIQEGYAGDGKVASPSLSRINSLERVLRRQMSRSDSESSVEGRQVTKLSPKGPSEGNKPTVPVRSDSFERNAILMDYILQSKQEAGTPVSYIPRDSSRDSLKQARSFTPQPDGTLDLCQNGQASEEDPARKPEPDQPVVKSLERMVPAVTNYPSVARDTGKLSRQSSSQLPDSREQLGGEADELDSYIPKRTPPAPPVRTHSKESLALSMSKAVALTEALLEPLGDEAKAGREQWAAAGTELLPGGRTAGGGGSEEPERKGRQSQEDENVLKVADAKKTFEKPKASEGTAAAPAPKKAPLVQPDPRQQGEKQKEMAKEFQSG; this is encoded by the exons ATGGAAGCCTCCACCTGGCAGTACCGTGGATATTTACGGGATGACACAAGTAAGGCGAGGGGCAGAGACTGCCCAGCTTCCCCGGGAGACTCTGCAGGGACCTGTGAGGATTatccactgctgcagctcagccaggaggGCCTGGGACACAGCCGGGAGCGGGGGGACCGCCCCGACCTCCGGAGCGACACTGCAGGCCCTGCCAAGAGGTCAGAGATGAGCAGCAGCGGGCAGAGAGGGCAGTGGGGGCCGGCAGGGGAGCTGTGCCTGGAAGAGCATCCCGTGTCCAAAGGGTGCAGGAGAGGGCGGGAGGGAGAAGCCCCTCCAAAGGTGTATGAGCTGGAGGTGGTGCCCAGGCGGGTGGGCACGGGCAGGACAGTGAGGCCAGTGGTCTACAGGCTGGAGGAGAGCGAGTACCAGCGCCTCATCCAGGAGGCAGAAACGGAACCTGAGGAGGAATGGGAAGAGGCAGAGGACACGCTACCCTTGATTCAGGAGGGCTATGCAGGGGATGGGAAAGTGGCAAGCCCGAGCCTCAGCAGGATCAACTCCTTGGAAAGAGTCCTGAGGAGGCAGATGAGCCGCTCGGACTCGGAAAGCAGCGTGGAGGGCAGGCAAGTGACCAAACTGAGCCCCAAGGGCCCCTCGGAGGGGAACAAGCCAACTGTGCCCGTCAGGTCTGACAGCTTCGAGCGCAACGCCATCCTCATGGATTACATCCTGCAAAGCAAGCAGGAGGCAGGCACACCTGTATCCTACatccccagggacagcagcagggacagcctgaAGCAGGCACGGAGCTTTACCCCCCAGCCCGATGGAACACTTGACCTGTGCCAGAACGGCCAGGCCAGCGAGGAGGATCCAGCCAGGAAGCCCGAGCCAGACCAGCCGGTAGTGAAGAGCCTCGAGAGAATGGTCCCTGCGGTCACAAATTATCCCTCGGTGGCCAGAGACACCGGGAAGCTTTCAAGACAGAGCAGTAGCCAGCTCCCAGACAGCCGGGAGCAGCTCGGAGGTGAAGCTGATGAACTCGATTCCTACATCCCGAAAAGaacccccccggccccccctgTCAGGACCCACAGCAAGGAGAGCCTGGCTCTGAGTATGAGCAAGGCTGTGGCGCTGACGGAGGCGCTGCTGGAGCCCCTCGGCGATGAGGCCaaggctggcagggagcagtggGCAGCGGCGGGCACCGAGCTGCTCCCTGGAGGCAGGACTGCGGGAGGAGGGGGCTCGGAGGAGCCGGAGCGGAAGGGGAGGCAGAGTCAGGAGGATGAGAATGTGCTTAAAGTTGCCGATGCCAAGAAAACCTTCGAAAAGCCCAAGGCGTCGGAGGGGACGGCAGCAGCACCAGCGCCCAAAAAAG CACCTTTGGTCCAACCTGATCCTAGACAGCAGGGAGAGAAACAGAAGGAGATGGCAAAAGAATTCCAAAGTGGTTGA